In one Pseudomonas sp. R84 genomic region, the following are encoded:
- a CDS encoding efflux RND transporter permease subunit yields MPQFFIDRPVFAWVVALFILLAGALAIPQLPVAQYPDVAPPQIEIYAVYPGASAQTVDESVVSLIEEELNGADHLLYFESQSSLGSATIKATFQPGTNPELAQVDVQNRLKVVESRLPQAVNQQGLQVEKVSSGFLLLITLTSSDGKLDDVALSDYLARNVMNEIKRLDGVGKAQLYGAERAMRIWIDPQKLIAFNLTPADVNEAIVAQNAQVSAGSIGDLPNPSSQEITATILVKGQLSTPQEFADIVLKANRDGSTVRIGDVARVEIGSQEYQFGTRLNGKPSTAVGVQLSPGANALNTATLVRAKMDELARYFPAGVEYKIPYDTSPFVKVSITKVVYTLGEAMLLVFAVMFLFLQNVRYTLIPTLVVPVALMGTFATMLALGFSINVLTMFGMVLAIGILVDDAIVVVENVERIMATEGLSPKEATRKAMTQITGAIIGITLVLVAVFIPMAFMQGSVGVIYQQFSLSMATSILFSAFLALTLTPALCATLLKPIAKGEHHEKSGFFGWFNRRFERLTDRYQGWVGYALKRSGRYLLIYVVLLVGLGLCFARLPSSFLPVEDQGYTITDIQLPPGATKNRTVAVAEQFEAHNAGEPGISDSVVILGFSFSGSGQNAALAFSTLKDWSQRGSDDSASSIADRANIALSEIKDAMAFSVLPPPVDGLGTSSGFEFRLQDRGGLGHAILMQARTELLAAAEKSPVLMNVRESALAEAPQVQLVVDRKQANALGVSFADIGNVLSTAVGSSYINDFPNQGRMQRVVVQAEGDQRSQVADLLKMHVRNNAGHMVPLSAFVQANWIQGPAQLTRYNGYPAIAISGEPSPGHSTGEAMAEIERLVAQGPKGLGQEWTGLSLQERLSGNQAPILLGLSLLVVFLCLAALYESWSIPTSVLLVVPLGVLGAVLAVTLRGMPNDVFFKVGLITIIGLSAKNAILIIEFAKSLYDEGHDLIDATLQAARLRLRPIVMTSLAFILGVVPLAIATGASSASQQAIGTGVIGGMITATLAVIFVPVFFVVVIKLVQRFTKPH; encoded by the coding sequence ATGCCGCAGTTCTTTATCGACCGTCCGGTGTTTGCCTGGGTCGTCGCGCTGTTCATCCTGTTGGCCGGTGCGCTGGCCATCCCGCAGTTGCCGGTGGCGCAATACCCCGATGTCGCCCCGCCGCAGATCGAAATCTACGCCGTGTATCCCGGCGCTTCGGCGCAGACCGTCGATGAAAGCGTGGTCAGCCTGATCGAGGAAGAGCTCAACGGCGCCGATCACCTGCTGTACTTCGAGTCGCAGAGCAGCCTCGGCAGCGCGACGATCAAAGCCACGTTCCAGCCGGGCACCAACCCGGAACTGGCGCAGGTTGACGTGCAAAACCGCCTTAAGGTGGTCGAGTCGCGCCTGCCGCAAGCAGTGAACCAGCAAGGTTTGCAGGTCGAAAAAGTCTCGTCCGGTTTCCTCTTGCTGATCACCCTGACGTCCAGTGACGGCAAGCTCGATGACGTGGCGCTCAGCGATTATCTGGCGCGTAACGTGATGAACGAGATAAAGCGTCTGGATGGCGTCGGCAAGGCACAGTTGTATGGCGCCGAGCGGGCCATGCGCATCTGGATCGATCCGCAGAAGCTGATCGCGTTCAACCTGACTCCGGCTGACGTCAATGAAGCCATCGTCGCGCAGAACGCGCAGGTCTCCGCCGGCAGCATCGGCGATCTGCCGAATCCGTCCAGTCAGGAAATCACCGCGACCATTCTGGTGAAGGGTCAGTTGTCGACGCCGCAAGAGTTCGCCGACATCGTGCTCAAGGCCAATCGCGACGGTTCAACTGTGCGCATCGGCGATGTCGCACGCGTGGAAATCGGCAGTCAGGAATACCAGTTCGGCACGCGTCTCAACGGCAAGCCGTCGACCGCTGTCGGCGTGCAACTGTCGCCGGGGGCCAACGCGCTGAACACCGCGACGCTGGTGCGGGCGAAGATGGATGAGCTGGCGCGCTACTTCCCGGCGGGCGTGGAATACAAGATCCCGTACGACACTTCGCCGTTCGTCAAAGTCTCGATCACCAAAGTGGTTTACACCTTGGGCGAAGCGATGCTGCTGGTGTTCGCGGTGATGTTCCTGTTTCTGCAGAACGTGCGTTACACGCTGATCCCGACACTGGTGGTGCCGGTGGCGTTGATGGGTACGTTCGCGACCATGCTCGCGCTGGGTTTCTCGATCAACGTGCTGACCATGTTCGGCATGGTGCTGGCCATCGGTATTCTGGTGGACGACGCCATCGTGGTGGTGGAGAACGTCGAACGGATCATGGCCACCGAAGGCCTGTCGCCCAAGGAAGCCACGCGCAAAGCCATGACGCAGATTACCGGTGCGATCATCGGCATCACGCTGGTGCTGGTGGCGGTGTTCATTCCGATGGCGTTCATGCAAGGTTCGGTCGGGGTGATTTACCAGCAGTTCTCGCTGTCGATGGCCACGTCCATTCTGTTTTCGGCGTTCCTCGCCCTGACCCTGACACCAGCACTTTGCGCGACGCTGCTCAAGCCGATTGCCAAAGGTGAGCATCATGAAAAGTCCGGGTTCTTCGGCTGGTTCAACCGCCGCTTCGAGCGCCTGACCGATCGTTATCAGGGCTGGGTCGGCTATGCGCTGAAACGCAGTGGCCGTTATCTGCTGATTTACGTCGTGTTGCTGGTCGGGCTGGGCCTGTGCTTCGCGCGCCTGCCCTCCTCGTTCCTCCCGGTGGAAGATCAGGGTTACACCATCACTGACATTCAGCTGCCGCCCGGCGCCACCAAGAATCGTACGGTGGCTGTGGCGGAACAGTTCGAAGCGCATAACGCCGGCGAGCCGGGGATCAGCGACAGTGTGGTGATTCTCGGTTTCAGCTTCTCCGGCAGCGGCCAGAACGCAGCGCTGGCGTTTTCTACGCTAAAGGACTGGTCGCAGCGCGGCAGTGATGACTCCGCCAGCTCGATTGCCGATCGCGCCAACATTGCGCTGAGCGAGATCAAGGACGCCATGGCATTCTCGGTACTGCCACCGCCCGTGGATGGCCTCGGCACGTCGAGCGGTTTCGAGTTCCGCTTGCAGGATCGCGGCGGCCTCGGCCATGCGATTTTGATGCAGGCGCGTACTGAGTTGCTGGCTGCCGCCGAAAAAAGCCCGGTGCTGATGAATGTGCGCGAAAGCGCGCTGGCCGAAGCGCCGCAAGTGCAATTGGTGGTCGACCGCAAGCAGGCGAATGCCTTGGGCGTCTCGTTTGCAGACATCGGCAATGTGCTGTCCACCGCCGTCGGTTCCAGCTACATCAACGATTTCCCCAATCAGGGGCGCATGCAGCGTGTTGTCGTGCAAGCCGAAGGCGATCAACGCAGCCAGGTCGCCGATCTGCTGAAAATGCATGTGCGTAACAACGCGGGGCATATGGTGCCGCTGTCGGCGTTCGTGCAGGCCAACTGGATTCAGGGCCCGGCGCAATTGACCCGTTACAACGGCTATCCGGCGATTGCGATTTCCGGCGAACCGTCACCGGGGCACAGTACCGGTGAGGCCATGGCGGAAATCGAACGTCTGGTGGCGCAGGGGCCGAAAGGTCTGGGCCAGGAATGGACAGGGCTGTCGTTGCAGGAACGCTTGTCCGGCAACCAGGCGCCGATCCTGCTTGGGCTGTCGTTGCTGGTGGTGTTCCTGTGTCTGGCGGCGCTGTACGAGAGCTGGTCGATTCCGACCTCGGTGTTGCTGGTAGTGCCGCTGGGTGTGCTCGGCGCGGTGTTGGCCGTGACGTTGCGCGGCATGCCCAACGACGTGTTCTTCAAGGTCGGGCTGATCACCATCATCGGTCTGTCGGCGAAGAATGCGATCCTGATCATCGAGTTCGCCAAGAGCCTGTATGACGAAGGTCACGACCTGATCGACGCGACGTTGCAGGCCGCGCGTTTGCGCCTGCGGCCGATCGTGATGACTTCTTTGGCGTTCATTCTCGGTGTGGTGCCGTTGGCCATCGCCACCGGTGCCAGTTCGGCGAGTCAACAGGCAATCGGCACCGGAGTGATCGGCGGGATGATCACTGCGACGCTGGCGGTGATCTTTGTGCCTGTCTTTTTCGTCGTCGTCATCAAACTCGTCCAACGATTCACCAAACCCCACTGA
- a CDS encoding DUF1345 domain-containing protein has translation MRFLARTHPRLSAAALFGLATGLLAPADSIVSKILIGWNAGVWTYLILMFWLTVRAKAPDVKRIAEVEDENAGLVLFVVCIAALASLATITFELAGSKDLESTRKLMHYGFTALTVIGSWLLIGVIFCVHYARLYYTWDGKEPALRFAEGLTTPNYWDFLYFSFTIGVAVQTADVGVATRDIRKIVLAQSLIGFVFNTAILGFSINIAAGLFG, from the coding sequence ATGCGCTTCCTCGCCCGCACCCACCCTCGCCTGTCCGCCGCTGCCCTGTTCGGCCTCGCTACTGGCCTGTTAGCGCCCGCTGATTCCATCGTCAGCAAAATCCTCATCGGCTGGAACGCCGGTGTCTGGACCTACCTGATCCTGATGTTCTGGCTGACCGTGCGCGCCAAGGCCCCGGACGTCAAACGCATCGCTGAAGTCGAAGACGAAAATGCCGGGCTGGTGCTGTTTGTGGTGTGCATTGCCGCGCTGGCCAGTTTGGCAACCATCACCTTCGAACTGGCGGGCAGCAAAGATCTGGAAAGCACGCGTAAGCTCATGCATTACGGGTTCACCGCGCTGACGGTGATCGGTTCGTGGCTGCTGATCGGGGTGATTTTCTGCGTGCACTATGCGAGGTTGTATTACACATGGGACGGCAAGGAACCGGCGTTGCGCTTTGCCGAAGGGCTGACCACGCCCAACTACTGGGACTTCTTGTACTTCTCGTTCACCATCGGTGTGGCAGTGCAGACTGCCGATGTCGGGGTGGCAACGCGAGATATCCGTAAAATCGTGCTGGCGCAGTCGTTGATCGGGTTTGTTTTCAACACAGCGATACTCGGATTTTCAATCAATATCGCCGCAGGACTGTTTGGCTGA